The following coding sequences lie in one Epinephelus moara isolate mb chromosome 17, YSFRI_EMoa_1.0, whole genome shotgun sequence genomic window:
- the fga gene encoding fibrinogen alpha chain, giving the protein MERLVCLSLMFVASALTAVIDPRGARPVQPATRSEKCATEKEWPFCTSDNWGPKCPSGCRIQGLMDKDDHDLLKKIEKIRSLLEQNKANYRNADHNSKETFTILRERLTIDADHDNNYFDLAQSLRQRITDMKIKIDRQLSVLAALKDRVKDQVVEMQRLEVDIDIKLRSCKGSCQSYSEYNVDKDSYVELDKQVSFELVLNWI; this is encoded by the exons ACCGCGGTTATCGACCCTAGAGGAGCGCGCCCGGTGCAGCCCGCCACCAGAAGCGAAAAATGTGCCACTGAGAAGGAGTGGCCTTTCTGCACGTCTGATAACTGG GGCCCTAAATGCCCGTCGGGCTGCAGGATCCAGGGACTGATGGACAAAGACGACCACGACTTGCTGAAGAAGATCGAGAAGATCCGCAGCCTCTTGGAGCAGAACAAGGCCAACTACCGCAACGCCGACCACAACTCCAAAGAGACCTTCACCATCCTGAGGGAGAGACTCACCATCGACgctg ATCACGACAACAACTACTTCGACCTGGCCCAGAGTCTGCGGCAGAGAATCACAGACATGAAGATCAAGATCGACAGGCAGCTGAGTGTCCTGGCCGCCCTGAAGGATCGAGTCAAAGACCAGGTGGTGGAGATGCAGAGGCTGGAG GTGGATATCGATATTAAGCTCCGCTCCTGCAAAGGATCCTGCCAAAGCTACTCTGAGTACAATGTGGACAAGGACAGCTACGTGGAACTGGACAAACAGGTGAGCTTTGAATTGGttttaaactggatttaa
- the LOC126403695 gene encoding fibrinogen alpha chain encodes MKQHCRGTSGVTLCSDDDWVSKCLSGCRLQGLILQLESKVERRLRMVCKTAKMYEDMSEKSMTVTTRIYNYNRRVIVNRYMSELKFVENADGLTRNLTLLRKRSSQLSLQLEELRGNVLKQLEDLYRTEVDIDMKLRACSGSCRSVSPFSVDHLGYQSLQADMEQMDKQTKKSATPPEDVPHVKLQPVDIGPEPSAEYKTIPTIQRELLTQFEDIGQNQVVLEELLEAVDPAELE; translated from the exons ATGAAGCAACACTGTCGAGGGACGTCAGGCGTCACCCTGTGTTCAGACGATGACTGG GTTTCTAAATGCCTCTCTGGCTGCAGACTCCAGGGTCTGATCTTGCAACTGGAGAGCAAGGTGGAGAGGAGACTGAGGATGGTGTGTAAGACAGCAAAGATGTACGAAGACATGTCTGAGAAGTCCATGACGGTGACGACACGCATCTACAACTACAACCGGAGAGTCATCGTCAACAGATACA TGTCAGAGCTGAAGTTCGTGGAAAACGCCGATGGATTGACCAGGAACCTTACGTTGCTACGGAAACGGTCATCCCAGCTGTCGCTACAACTAGAGGAGCTCCGCGGCAACGTCCTGAAACAACTGGAGGACCTGTATCGAACAGAG GTGGACATTGACATGAAGCTGCGAGCCTGCTCTGGGTCCTGCCGGTCGGTGTCACCGTTCAGCGTCGATCATCTCGGCTATCAGTCGCTTCAAGCTGACATGGAGCAGATGGACAAGCAGACAAAGAAGTCCGCTACGCCTCCTGAAGACGTCCCACACGTCAAGCTGCAGCCTGTAGACATCGGCCCGGAGCCGTCGGCAGAGTATAAGACCATCCCAACCATCCAGAGGGAACTGTTGACCCAGTTTGAGGACATCGGACAGAACCAGGTTGTTctggaggagctgctggaggCGGTTGATCCTGCAGAGCTGGAGTGA
- the fgb gene encoding fibrinogen beta chain, protein MRTLLLLCLCVTFAWAQDNLDYDDYDTDTSSPTKNKTAPVDARGHRPVMKGRDRYNPNRYAPPPISGGGRYRGRPTAAPVAGQVKEKEPQPDAGGCTHASEEMGVLCPNGCELKTTLLKMEKNVKTSINELKPQVDELSRSSNSVYNYVKSLSVSLRERQRIINNNNRVVGDYTDRVEEQHAYIKETVDTLFPSNIRVLQGVLDKIKLKIQKLEKAIQAQREECKEPCKSKCPIPVVSGKECEDIFRRGGKDSQMYMIQPDSFYPPYKVFCDQTSQNGGWLLIQNRLDGSVDFGRRWDEYRRGFGNIAFDVGKGHCETPGEYWLGNDRISQLTKMGPTEVLIEMEDWTGAKVHAQYQQFTIQSETSNFVLAVDGYSGTAGNGFLEGSTELFGENRTMTIHNGMMFSTYDRDNDNWLPGDPSKQCAREDGGGWWYNRCHSANPNGRYYIGGAYTHQMAKHGTDDGVVWMNWKGSWYSLKAISMKIRPFFASR, encoded by the exons ATGaggacgctgctgctgctgtgtctgtgtgtgacattcGCCTGGGCTCAGGATAACCTGGACTATGACGACTATGACACG GACACCAGCTCACCAACAAAGAATAAGACA GCGCCTGTAGATGCTCGTGGTCACCGTCCAGTGATGAAGGGCAGGGACAGGTACAACCCTAACCGCTATGCCCCACCCCCTATCAGCGGGGGCGGAAG GTACCGCGGCCGCCCCACCGCCGCTCCGGTCGCAGGACAGGTTAAGGAGAAGGAGCCACAGCCGGATGCCGGAGGATGCACACACGCCTCAGAGGAGATG GGTGTTTTGTGTCCCAACGGCTGCGAGCTGAAGACCACTCTGCTGAAGATGGAGAAGAACGTCAAGACG agcATTAATGAACTCAAGCCTCAGGTGGATGAGTTGTCCCGATCCTCCAACTCAGTCTACAACTACGTCAAGAGCCTGTCCGTCTCTctgagggagaggcagagaatCATCAACA ACAACAACAGGGTGGTCGGTGATTACACTGATCGAGTGGAGGAGCAACACGCCTACATCAAGGAGACGGTGGACACTTTGTTCCCCTCCAACATCAGAGTGCTACAG GGGGTTCTGGACAAGATCAAGCTAAAGATCCAGAAGCTGGAGAAGGCCATCCAGGCCCAGAGGGAGGAGTGCAAGGAGCCATGCAAGTCCAAATGTCCCATACCGGTGGTGTCTG GTAAGGAGTGTGAAGACATCTTCCGCCGTGGAGGAAAAGACTCCCAGATGTACATGATCCAGCCCGACTCCTTCTACCCTCCATACAAGGTCTTCTGTGATCAGACATCCCAGAATGGAG gaTGGCTTCTCATCCAGAACAGGCTCGATGGCAGTGTTGACTTTGGCCGCCGCTGGGACGAATATCGCCGCGGTTTTGGCAACATTGCATTTGATGTTGGCAAGGGTCACTGTGAGACTCCCG GTGAATACTGGCTTGGCAATGACCGTATTAGTCAGTTGACCAAGATGGGCCCCACTGAGGTTCTCATTGAGATGGAGGACTGGACAGGAGCCAAG GTCCACGCCCAGTATCAGCAGTTCACCATCCAATCAGAGACCTCCAACTTCGTGCTGGCGGTCGATGGTTACAGTGGCACTGCTGGCAACGGTTTCCTGGAGGGATCCACAGAACTGTTTGGTGAAAACCGCACGATGACCATTCACAACGGCATGATGTTCAGCACCTACGACAGAGACAATGACAACTG GCTCCCCGGGGATCCTTCCAAACAGTGCGCCAGGGAGGACGGAGGGGGCTGGTGGTACAACCGCTGCCACTCAGCCAATCCCAACGGCCGTTACTACATAGGCGGAGCCTACACGCACCAAATGGCCAAGCACGGCACAGACGACGGCGTGGTGTGGATGAACTGGAAGGGGAGCTGGTATTCCCTGAAGGCCATCAGCATGAAGATCAGGCCGTTCTTTGCCTCCAGATAA